AAGAACCAGTCGCCGTGAACATCCTTCAGCGCCTGCAAATCCGCACCAAAGGTGGTGCTGCACCCGGCCACGCCATAGCCCTGCGCCAGCAGATCGCGCGTCAGGGCCAGACCAAGCCCGCGACTGACACCACTTACCAGTACCCATTTGCGCGGCACGTCAGTCATGACCATCACCAAAAAGCGCCGCCAGTTCGCCCGCTGTATGGAACAGGACAAACCCCTCAGCAAAGGGCGTCAGGCCGGTCTTTTCCTCCAGAATGACAACGAGCGTCGCCAGATCGAGGCTGTCGATATCGAGCGGGCCATTCAGCAGCGGCGTATCGGCAGTAACCTCACTGGGTGCCGCGCCCTTGTCGGCGAGGATTTGCGTCAGTTCTTCACGGATGAGGTCGAGAGCGGTCACGGCAGGAATTCCTTGAGATGGGCGATGACGGCGGCGGGCGCCTCCATATGCGGCAAGTGGCCGGCGCCTTCGATCAGATGCAGCGGCGCGGATTTGGGCAGGCGGTGTGCCTCCGGCATGGGAATCAGGCGGTCATGATCACCCCACAGGACCTGCACCGGGCAGGCCACGCGTGACCAGTCGAAGCCTTCGGGCGAAAGCGCCAAGCCGTATGTCTTGGCATTACCCAGCAGCGCCTTGAGCGCGTCACTGCGCGCCGGATCGGCGGCAGCATTCGATAGCGAGGCCGTCAGGGACGCACCAAGCGACTGCCCTTTTGGCCCGAGCAACTGCAGAGCTAAGACTTCAGCATCATGGCCCTCAAGGAAGGCATCCAGCGTCTCGTGGTGAAATTCACCACCCAATCCGGCCGGCGAAATCAGCGACAGGGATTTCACACGCGACGCATGGCTGACAGCGAAGCCCAACGCAATCTTGGCGCCCATCGAATGACCAATCATATGCGCGCGATCGATATCCAGCACATCAAGGGCCTCATCGAGCCAATGGGCCATGAAGGCCAGGTCCGCCGCGCCGACATCGGGCGTACTCCGGCCATGTCCCGGCAGGTCGAGCGCGATAATACGATAACGCGAGGCCAGCGGCACCAGGCAGAATTGCCAGGTCAAGAGGTCGGCGCCAAAGCCATGCACGAACACGACGGTTTCACCCGCCGGATTACCGATTTCGAGATAACCGAGCGGGCCATGACTGTGCGCCTCACTGACGGACAGTGAAATCTTGCGTGACGGTTTAATGGGCACTTGCGCATTCACGCCAAAAACCCTCCGTCTACGGACAATATAGAACCGGTGATCCAGCGCGAGGTATCCGCCAGCAAGAAGGCGATGGCGGCGGCGACATCATCAGGCTGCCCCAGGCCCAGCGGGTGCATGTCCACGACGCGCTGGAAATTCTCTTCGGAAAGGATGGTGCGGAACTGATCGGACATCGGCGTATCGACCATGGCCGGGGCCACGGCATTGACGCGCACACCATCGCGCACCAGCTCGACGCCCAACCCCTTGACCGCCGAAACGATACCGCCCTTGGAGGCCGCATAGACGACATTGCCCGGCGCGGTTTTCAGCGCGGCCGAGGACGAGCAATAGACCAGAGAAGCCGGATTACCGTGGCACGCCTTGAGGCGGAAGCCTTGGGCCAGCATCAGGGCTGCGCCGAGGTTCTGCGTCAGCACATCCATGACGAAATCAGGCTTCACTGCCTGGATGGGGCGCGTGGCCTGTACGCCGGCGCAATGGGCGATGCCGTTCAGCGGGCCAATCTCGGCACACAGCGCCTTCAGCCACGGTACGATAGCGTCAAGGTCAGCTAGGTCGAAAAGGCGACCGATATGGCCCTCGCCTTCGAACGCCGCCAGAGTTTCATCCAGGCGCGCCTGGTTGCGGCCGGAAGCCACGACGCGCGCGCCTAGTTTCGACAGATAGATGGCCGTCGCCCTGCCTATGCCGCTGGTGGCGCCGGTGACCAGGATAGTGCGGCCAGCCAAAGACATGGGGTTGAAACCGGTCATATGACGCCCTTCATGCGCTTGGCATATGCCCGCTGGAAATGGGCGATGCGGCCTTCCAGTTCACCCAGCACCGGCGGACGCTGCGGCGGCGCATCGCGGGTGCCCAGTTGCGCGGTGGCGCAGATATCGCGGTCTTCGTTGCGCACCTGCTCGGAAAAGCTTTTCAGACTGTCGATCACCATGCCGCGGGCTGCCCGGCCATTATTCTTCGCCAACCATGAGGTCGAATGGATGCGCAGGGTTTGCGGCCCCGTCGGCTCGAAGGTCTGGAAGGTCAGGAAGGCACCGGCCGAAAAAGTGACGACAATATTAGGGAAGATCAGGAAGTTGCCATATTGCGGATAGCGCTCTGATGCCTCCAGTTTGATACTTTTCGCTACCTGGCCCCACCATTTCAGCGAACGCTCCTTAAGATTGCCGACATAGCGGCTGTGGTCGCCATCAGTCGAAATCTTCAGGTCGATGCTCAGGATCAGTCCGAAGCTGTCGGCATGGACCAGCGGTACGTGATAGCCCTCTGCGGCATTGTCCATGCCCAGCTTCCAGTTGGCCGCCCAGTCATAGCTTTCCTGCTCGAACTGATCCGGACAGATGTCGCTGACGTGTTTCAGATCATCATAAAAGCTGCCGAGAAACTCGGCCAGCGAGGGCCCGCCCGGTTTCATCCGCACAAAGACGAAATGGCCGACGATTTCCAGTTCATAGGCTTCCAGCGCCAGCCTGGTCTTGTCCGCCTCATCAAAACCAAAGCTCTGATTATTGAGCGGAATGCCGATCGGCTTGCCGGCGCCATCATAGGTCCAGCCGTGATAGGGGCATTGCAGGACGCGATTGCCCTTGCCGCACTGGATTTTCGAGAACCGGTGCGAACAGACATTGCGGAAGGCCTTCAGTTCGCCGCCAAAGTTCTGCACCACGATCGAATGCGGGCCGATCTGCGCGGTGATGAAGTCCTTGTCGTTTTTCAGGTCATGCACAAAACCGACGCACAGCCAGGACGGCCTGAACACATGCTCGATCTCGGCGGCGAGAATGTCCTCGCGCCAGTAATGATCCGCCGGTATCTGGCCAAGCCGTTCCTGGTACATCAGGCCAGTTCCACGACCTGCGGGGCCGGCATTGGCCCAACGGTCATCTTGATGGCGCTCCACGACCAGCCGACGCCAAAGCCCATCATCACCAGACTTTGCGGTTTATCGAACTTGTCCGCCAGTCTGGCCGCGATGGTCAGCGGGATCGAGGCCGAGGAGGTATTACCGTAGGTTTCCATGGCGATCGGCACCTTGTCCTCCGGCAGGCCGGATTTCTTGCGCAGGTGATTGAGCATGAAGACATTGGCCTGGTGGAACAGGACATAATCGACATCATCGATCGTCGTATTGGCGGTTTCCAGTATGCCCTTCACCAGCGGCGGCACATTCTTCAGCGTGAAATTGAACACCTCTGTGCCGTTCAGATGCAGCCGTGCCTTGCGGTACAGGTCTTCGGCCTTTTCCGGCGGATGCGGTTCCTTCGGCGGCAATAACGGATGCTTCAGCGCGCCGGCCTCAACCATGATATGGGCCGCGCCTGAACCATCCGTGCCAAAGACACCATACATTTCGTCCGTTTTCGGATCAATTTCCAGCGCCGTGGCCGTACCGGCATCGCCAAACAGCGGAATCGTCGCCCGGTCGCCTTCCAGAAGCTTGGAAGTCGAGACATCGCCGGCCAGAACCAGGGCCCGCGCTGGCCGACCTGAGACCTTCAGGGTCTGCATCAGCGAGGCGGCGGTCCACAGGCCGTAGGCATAGCCCGAACAACCGAGATTGATATCGAAAGCGAGGCAGGAACCGAGCCCCAGCCGCGATTGCAGGGCGCAGGCGGTGGCCGGAATAACGTAATCGGCGCTTTGCGTCACCATGATCAGAACATCAATGCTGTCACGCGCCCAACCAAGCTCCTCAAGCAGGCCATCGGCGGCCTTCTGGCACAGGTCCGAGGTGAGGATGTCAGGGCGGGCAATATGGCGCGAACGCACCCCAATCGAGCCGATCAGGCGTTCGCGTTCGGCTTCATCCGGGATCAGGTTTTCGGCGGCCAGATCGCGCGTCTCGGCCGGCACACAGGCGCGAATACCGCGGATACTGACGCCTTTCATTGTCGCTTCGGTCATGACCGCTTCCTCGATTACGCCACGCTTATCGGTGATTCGCCGGAGCGCCACCAATCACAACCCTGCGCATCAAGAATTTAAGGGAATATTGACGGAATCAGGATTTCCTTAAGCCCAGTATATCAGGAGCATATCATGGATAAGTCCGCCTTCTTCGCCGCCGTCGCCGAAATTCTCGAAGCCGATCCGGCCGGCCTGACCGGCGACGAACTGATCAGCGATGTTGGCAACTGGGATAGTCTGTCAGTCATCTCCTTCGTCGCCATGGTCGACAGCGACATGGACCAGATCGTAGATGGCGAACAGCTCAAGGGCGCCAAGACCCTGAATGATTTGGCGGCACTGGTCGGCCTCTAAACTCCATGAAAAGGGTCGCCATCATCCCGGCGCGCGGCGGCTCAAAACGTATTCCGCGCAAGAATATCAAGCCCTTCTTCGGCCGGCCGATGATCAGCTATTCGATCCGGGCGGCCTTGGAGTCGGGCTTGTTTGACAGCGTCGTCGTCTCGACCGATGATGAAGAGATCGCCGAAGTGGCGCGGTCCTTCGGCGCCGACATCCCTTTTATGCGCCCGGCGGACCTGGCCAATGATCACGCCGGCACCGGCGCAGTCATCATTCACGCCCTGCAATGGTTTGCAGAAAACGGCGTTGATTACGACGCCGCGTGCTGCATCTATGCCACCGCCCCCCTGATCGATCCGGAACGGCTGAAGGAAGGCTGGGAGAAGCTGCAAGGCAAGCGCTTTGCCTTTTCAGTAACTTCCTACGCCTTTCCTATCCAGCGCGCCCTGCGCCAGACACCCGACGGCAGTGTCGATATGTTCTGGCCGGAAAACCTGACCAGGCGCTCTCAGGATCTGGAACCGGCCTATCATGACGCCGCGCAGTTTTACTGGGGCTGGCGCGATGCCTGGCTGAACGGCGAGATCGCCTTTTCGCCTATTTCCGCTCCCGTTATCCTGCCGCGCACCCAGGTTGTTGATATCGATACACCGGAAGACTGGGAGGTGGCCGAGGTTACCTATCGCGTTTTAAAGGGCTAATACTCCGTATCGCCACCACCCTGAGCAAAGCCCGGCAGGCGCAGATTGTACTTGATGGCGCACGACCGCAAGGCTAGGCCGGCAAAGAAACCAACTAGCGCCGCCAGCCAGAAATCGGCGCCCATTAGTTTCAGAATAGCAAAGACGCCGGCGCTCAGCAGCGCTGCCGTCACATAGATTTCCCGGCTCATCAAAAGGTTAGGCTCGCCGGCCAGCACATCGCGGATCACCCCACCGAAACAGGCGGTCAAAACACCCATGATGACCGCCGAAAAGGGATGGACGCCCAATCCCATCGCCTTCGCCGTACCGACCACCGCATAGGCCGCCAGACCGATGGCATCGAGCCACAAAAGCGCGCGAAACCGCCAGCCGCGCCTGGCAAATATCCAGACTGCCACAGCCGCCACCAGACAGGCCATGACATAGCCCGGCCGCTGCACCCAGAAGACCGGCGCGCCGATCAGCAGGTCGCGCATGGTGCCCCCGCCGACGCCGGTGATGGCGGCGAAAAAGCCGAAGGTGACGATATCCTGACGGCTGCGCGCCGCCGCCAACGCGCCAGTCATGGCGAAAACGGCCACGGCGGCATAATCCAGCCAGAACAGGGCCAGGGAAATCTGGGCGGTGAGGGATGCAGGCGAGGTCAGGGTATCCATGACCGCGCCATATCACATCTTACCAGTGACGCCCATAGTAAGACCGACCATGGTAATGATGGTAGCTGTAACGATAGCCGGGACTGCTGGAGAAGAAGACAGTGACATAGCCGCGCGGTGGCGGTGGCGGCGCGTAATAGCCGTCATCATAGCTGTAATAAGCGTTCTGATAGCACTGCACGCTGTCCGAACCGACCGCATTACCGAGCAGACCCCCCAACCATGGCGCCGCCGATGGTATTGCCGCCGCGGTTCCAGCGGTTGGACAGGCCGTTGCCGACCACGCCGCCCAGCACAGCACCGACGATCGTGCCGGTGGCGCGGGCGCTGGCCTGGCGCTGATAGCAATAACCGGCGGGTTCACGGCCCGGCGAGGCCGCGGAAGGATATCCGCTGTCGCGGGCTTGATCGGCACGTCCCTGCTCATAGGCGCGGCGCAGTTCCTGCTGGCTGTAGGGGCGCAGGTTGTCGCTTTGCGTGTCATTTGTTTGCGCCAGCACCGGTTGGGCCAGCATCAGGGCAACGCCTGCAAAAAAGCAGGACTTTGTGATCAAGAATTTCATCTACGCCTTACTCCGCTCTGTCGGTTCTTATTTACCTCAAAATTATGTTCGGTGCATGGCCAAAAGCTTGACCGCATGACATCAGAGGTTCAAGCCTGCGTGTAGCCAAGGAGCGCGTGGAATGTCCGAAATGAAACCTGTAATCGCCCTGCACAGCGCCTATCGTGACGATATCGGCGATCTGGTGACGCGCCGGCCGGTGCCCAATCGGCAGCTCAACAATATCGGCGCCTTCCTGTTCCTCAATCACCACGGCCCGCAGACCTATGCGCCGAATAATCGCGGCCTGCCCTTTGGCCCGCATCCGCATCGCGGTTTCGAGACCGTCACCTTCATCCTGGAAGGTGATCTGGCGCACCGCGACACCGGCGGCCATGAGAGCATTATCCATGCCGGCGGCGTGCAGTGGATGACGGCGGGCAGCGGATTGGTGCATGAGGAGGTCTCGCCCGAAGCCTTCAAGCGCGCTGGCGGACCAATGGAAATCTTGCAGCTCTGGGTCAATCTGCCGGCGCGACTGAAAATGACCGCGCCGCGCTATACGGGCATACAGAAGCCGGAAATCCCGACCATTGAGGCCGACGACGTGACGCTCAACCTGATCTCCGGTCACTGGCGCGGCCTCG
This sequence is a window from Asticcacaulis sp.. Protein-coding genes within it:
- a CDS encoding pirin family protein, with product MSEMKPVIALHSAYRDDIGDLVTRRPVPNRQLNNIGAFLFLNHHGPQTYAPNNRGLPFGPHPHRGFETVTFILEGDLAHRDTGGHESIIHAGGVQWMTAGSGLVHEEVSPEAFKRAGGPMEILQLWVNLPARLKMTAPRYTGIQKPEIPTIEADDVTLNLISGHWRGLDGPITSLTGVFMTTLEMKAGGRISFDGLEGRDVFLYVVRGDLAVNGADVPHWNLVQFGAGGLVDIEAVEDSVVLFGHAEPIDEPIVAHGPFVMNTVQEIHQAYADYQAGKFG
- a CDS encoding SDR family oxidoreductase, with translation MTGFNPMSLAGRTILVTGATSGIGRATAIYLSKLGARVVASGRNQARLDETLAAFEGEGHIGRLFDLADLDAIVPWLKALCAEIGPLNGIAHCAGVQATRPIQAVKPDFVMDVLTQNLGAALMLAQGFRLKACHGNPASLVYCSSSAALKTAPGNVVYAASKGGIVSAVKGLGVELVRDGVRVNAVAPAMVDTPMSDQFRTILSEENFQRVVDMHPLGLGQPDDVAAAIAFLLADTSRWITGSILSVDGGFLA
- a CDS encoding trimeric intracellular cation channel family protein, whose product is MDTLTSPASLTAQISLALFWLDYAAVAVFAMTGALAAARSRQDIVTFGFFAAITGVGGGTMRDLLIGAPVFWVQRPGYVMACLVAAVAVWIFARRGWRFRALLWLDAIGLAAYAVVGTAKAMGLGVHPFSAVIMGVLTACFGGVIRDVLAGEPNLLMSREIYVTAALLSAGVFAILKLMGADFWLAALVGFFAGLALRSCAIKYNLRLPGFAQGGGDTEY
- a CDS encoding glycine zipper 2TM domain-containing protein, which produces MLAQPVLAQTNDTQSDNLRPYSQQELRRAYEQGRADQARDSGYPSAASPGREPAGYCYQRQASARATGTIVGAVLGGVVGNGLSNRWNRGGNTIGGAMVGGSAR
- the pseF gene encoding pseudaminic acid cytidylyltransferase, whose amino-acid sequence is MKRVAIIPARGGSKRIPRKNIKPFFGRPMISYSIRAALESGLFDSVVVSTDDEEIAEVARSFGADIPFMRPADLANDHAGTGAVIIHALQWFAENGVDYDAACCIYATAPLIDPERLKEGWEKLQGKRFAFSVTSYAFPIQRALRQTPDGSVDMFWPENLTRRSQDLEPAYHDAAQFYWGWRDAWLNGEIAFSPISAPVILPRTQVVDIDTPEDWEVAEVTYRVLKG
- a CDS encoding ketoacyl-ACP synthase III yields the protein MTEATMKGVSIRGIRACVPAETRDLAAENLIPDEAERERLIGSIGVRSRHIARPDILTSDLCQKAADGLLEELGWARDSIDVLIMVTQSADYVIPATACALQSRLGLGSCLAFDINLGCSGYAYGLWTAASLMQTLKVSGRPARALVLAGDVSTSKLLEGDRATIPLFGDAGTATALEIDPKTDEMYGVFGTDGSGAAHIMVEAGALKHPLLPPKEPHPPEKAEDLYRKARLHLNGTEVFNFTLKNVPPLVKGILETANTTIDDVDYVLFHQANVFMLNHLRKKSGLPEDKVPIAMETYGNTSSASIPLTIAARLADKFDKPQSLVMMGFGVGWSWSAIKMTVGPMPAPQVVELA
- a CDS encoding phosphopantetheine-binding protein → MDKSAFFAAVAEILEADPAGLTGDELISDVGNWDSLSVISFVAMVDSDMDQIVDGEQLKGAKTLNDLAALVGL
- a CDS encoding phosphopantetheine-binding protein — translated: MTALDLIREELTQILADKGAAPSEVTADTPLLNGPLDIDSLDLATLVVILEEKTGLTPFAEGFVLFHTAGELAALFGDGHD
- a CDS encoding aromatic ring-hydroxylating dioxygenase subunit alpha, with the protein product MERHQDDRWANAGPAGRGTGLMYQERLGQIPADHYWREDILAAEIEHVFRPSWLCVGFVHDLKNDKDFITAQIGPHSIVVQNFGGELKAFRNVCSHRFSKIQCGKGNRVLQCPYHGWTYDGAGKPIGIPLNNQSFGFDEADKTRLALEAYELEIVGHFVFVRMKPGGPSLAEFLGSFYDDLKHVSDICPDQFEQESYDWAANWKLGMDNAAEGYHVPLVHADSFGLILSIDLKISTDGDHSRYVGNLKERSLKWWGQVAKSIKLEASERYPQYGNFLIFPNIVVTFSAGAFLTFQTFEPTGPQTLRIHSTSWLAKNNGRAARGMVIDSLKSFSEQVRNEDRDICATAQLGTRDAPPQRPPVLGELEGRIAHFQRAYAKRMKGVI
- a CDS encoding alpha/beta fold hydrolase → MPIKPSRKISLSVSEAHSHGPLGYLEIGNPAGETVVFVHGFGADLLTWQFCLVPLASRYRIIALDLPGHGRSTPDVGAADLAFMAHWLDEALDVLDIDRAHMIGHSMGAKIALGFAVSHASRVKSLSLISPAGLGGEFHHETLDAFLEGHDAEVLALQLLGPKGQSLGASLTASLSNAAADPARSDALKALLGNAKTYGLALSPEGFDWSRVACPVQVLWGDHDRLIPMPEAHRLPKSAPLHLIEGAGHLPHMEAPAAVIAHLKEFLP